In Mycolicibacterium alvei, a single window of DNA contains:
- a CDS encoding cytochrome c oxidase assembly protein, which produces MTSAGRVAASSVRNSAAWPVLVGVAVLAGAVAAGIGALSLADALTATGLPDPGPVTTYGLPFVRAAGEIAAVVAVGAFLFAAFLVAPQTNGVLDVAGYRALRLGTTASGVWTVCAALLVPLTISDVSGQPVLDHLDPVDVWSAASLVDVSVAWRWTAILAAGVTIASLPVLRWGWTPVLLAGSLLTLMPLVLTGHSSSGGAHDLATNSLFIHLVAGALWAGGLLALLAHAIRVGRGADGSDTALAARRFSALALWCFIAMAISGVLNALVRIKLPDLVRTDYGWLLIGKAVALSLLGVLGWRQRRVSLTALATDPGARTPLIRLALTEAALFGVTFGIAVGLGRTPPPPEPRIPSATEVAIGYDFAGPPTLARVLFDWRFDLLFGTAAIIAAVVYLAAVYRLRRRGDAWPVGRTFAWLLGCAALLFTTSSGLGRYMPAMFSMHMIAHMLLSMLVPVLLVLGAPVTLALRALPAVGRGSPPGPREWLLAALHSRVSQFLTQPIIATVLFVVGFYGLYFGGIFDAAVSNHAAHILMNVHFLLSGYLFYWVVIGVDPTPRPVPQLVKIGMVFASLPLHAFFGVVMMGMQTVLGESFYRSLQLPWHTDLLGDQHLGGGIAWAAGEVPLVIVMMALLIQWRRSDQRTAKRLDRAADRDDDADLASYNAMLAEMARRDNPPR; this is translated from the coding sequence ATGACTTCTGCCGGTCGGGTGGCCGCATCCAGCGTGCGCAACAGCGCGGCCTGGCCCGTGCTGGTCGGTGTGGCCGTGCTGGCCGGGGCAGTGGCCGCGGGCATCGGCGCGTTGTCACTGGCGGACGCGCTGACCGCCACCGGCCTGCCCGACCCCGGCCCCGTTACCACCTACGGCCTGCCGTTCGTCCGGGCCGCCGGCGAGATCGCCGCCGTCGTCGCAGTAGGGGCCTTCCTGTTCGCGGCGTTCCTGGTGGCACCGCAGACCAACGGGGTGCTGGATGTGGCCGGTTACCGGGCCCTTCGGCTCGGCACGACGGCCTCAGGTGTCTGGACGGTGTGCGCCGCTCTGCTGGTTCCGTTGACGATCTCCGACGTGTCCGGACAGCCGGTGCTCGATCACCTCGACCCGGTCGACGTGTGGTCGGCAGCGAGCCTCGTCGACGTCTCCGTCGCCTGGCGCTGGACGGCGATCTTGGCCGCCGGCGTCACCATCGCCAGCCTGCCGGTGCTGCGGTGGGGGTGGACACCGGTGCTGCTGGCCGGATCCCTGCTCACCCTGATGCCGCTGGTCCTGACCGGGCACTCGTCGTCGGGTGGCGCCCACGACCTGGCCACCAACAGCCTGTTCATCCACCTGGTGGCGGGCGCACTGTGGGCCGGAGGACTGCTGGCGCTCCTGGCCCACGCCATCCGTGTCGGACGCGGGGCCGACGGCTCCGACACCGCGCTGGCCGCGCGACGCTTCTCGGCACTGGCGCTGTGGTGCTTCATCGCCATGGCCATCAGCGGGGTACTCAACGCATTGGTCCGGATCAAGCTGCCCGATCTGGTCCGCACCGACTACGGCTGGCTGCTGATCGGCAAGGCCGTCGCGCTGAGCCTGCTCGGCGTGCTGGGTTGGCGACAGCGCCGGGTCAGCCTGACCGCCCTGGCCACCGACCCCGGCGCGCGCACACCACTGATCCGGTTGGCGCTGACCGAGGCTGCGCTGTTCGGCGTGACGTTCGGCATCGCCGTCGGGCTGGGCCGTACCCCACCGCCGCCGGAGCCGAGGATTCCCAGCGCGACCGAGGTCGCGATCGGATACGACTTCGCCGGGCCGCCGACGCTGGCTCGGGTGTTGTTCGACTGGCGGTTCGACCTGCTGTTCGGGACGGCGGCGATCATCGCTGCCGTGGTGTATCTGGCCGCGGTGTACCGATTGCGCCGGCGCGGTGACGCCTGGCCGGTGGGCCGCACGTTCGCCTGGCTGTTGGGCTGCGCGGCGCTGCTGTTCACCACGTCCTCGGGGCTCGGCCGCTATATGCCGGCGATGTTCAGCATGCACATGATCGCCCACATGTTGCTGTCCATGCTGGTACCCGTCCTCCTGGTGCTGGGCGCCCCGGTCACCCTGGCGTTGCGGGCACTCCCCGCCGTGGGCCGCGGATCTCCACCCGGCCCCCGGGAATGGCTCCTCGCAGCTCTGCATTCTCGGGTGTCGCAGTTTCTGACCCAGCCCATCATCGCGACCGTGCTGTTCGTGGTCGGGTTCTACGGCCTGTACTTCGGCGGCATCTTCGACGCCGCGGTCAGCAACCACGCCGCGCACATCCTGATGAACGTGCACTTCCTGCTGTCGGGCTACCTCTTCTACTGGGTGGTGATCGGTGTGGACCCGACCCCGAGGCCCGTTCCGCAACTGGTCAAGATCGGGATGGTCTTCGCGTCACTTCCGCTGCACGCGTTCTTCGGCGTGGTGATGATGGGCATGCAGACCGTGCTCGGCGAAAGCTTCTACCGGTCACTGCAACTGCCGTGGCATACCGACCTGCTCGGAGACCAGCATCTCGGTGGCGGCATCGCCTGGGCGGCCGGGGAAGTCCCGCTGGTCATCGTGATGATGGCGTTGCTGATCCAGTGGCGGCGCAGCGATCAACGCACCGCCAAGCGGCTCGACCGGGCTGCCGACCGCGATGACGACGCCGATCTGGCGTCCTACAACGCCATGCTCGCCGAGATGGCGCGGCGCGACAACCCGCCGCGCTGA
- a CDS encoding HAD-IB family hydrolase/lysophospholipid acyltransferase family protein: MRLPGTLAEIEGSPEGPEIGAFFDLDGTLVAGFTGVIMTRDRLRRGQMGVGEFIGMVQAGLNHQLGRSEFEDLIGKGARMLRGNSLSDLDELGERLFVQHVQGRMYPEMRAMVRAHMARGHTVVLSSSALTVQVEPVARFLGIDNVLCNKFETDEDGLITGEVMSPVIWGPGKARAVQNFSAANGVDLAKSYFYADGDEDVALMYLVGNPRPTNPAGKLAAVAAKRGWPVLKFSSRSGSSPVSHLRTLASLATIPTVAAGAIGLGLLTRNKRTGVNFFTSNWSKLLMLTTGIELNILGEENLTAQRPAVFIFNHRNQADPMIAGRLVGVDFTGVGKKELERNPLMGPLGKVMDAAFIDRDDPEKAVEGLHKVEELARKGLSILIAPEGTRLDTTEVGPFKKGPFRIAMAAGIPIVPIVIRNAEVIAARDSSTFNPGKVDVAVYPPIPVDDWTVDNLTDRIAEVRQMYLDTLRSWPQDELPTFDIYARPPAEKTAPRPAAKKAQAKKAPAKKAAPKSTPKGRP, translated from the coding sequence ATGCGGCTGCCCGGCACCCTGGCCGAGATCGAGGGTAGCCCGGAAGGCCCGGAGATCGGCGCGTTCTTCGACCTGGACGGAACCCTGGTGGCCGGATTCACCGGGGTGATCATGACCAGAGACCGGTTGCGCCGCGGCCAGATGGGTGTCGGCGAGTTCATCGGGATGGTGCAGGCCGGGCTCAACCACCAGCTGGGGCGGTCGGAGTTCGAGGATCTGATCGGCAAGGGCGCCCGGATGCTTCGGGGCAACTCGCTCAGCGATCTCGACGAGTTGGGTGAGAGGCTGTTCGTCCAGCACGTGCAGGGCCGCATGTACCCGGAGATGCGTGCGATGGTCCGTGCCCACATGGCCCGAGGCCACACCGTGGTGCTGAGCTCCTCGGCGCTGACGGTGCAAGTGGAGCCGGTGGCACGCTTTCTCGGCATCGACAACGTGCTGTGCAACAAGTTCGAGACCGACGAGGACGGCCTGATCACCGGCGAAGTGATGAGCCCGGTGATCTGGGGTCCGGGCAAAGCCCGTGCGGTGCAGAACTTCTCGGCGGCCAACGGGGTGGACCTGGCCAAGAGCTACTTCTACGCCGACGGCGACGAGGACGTCGCGCTGATGTACCTGGTGGGCAATCCGCGGCCGACGAATCCGGCCGGCAAGTTGGCCGCCGTTGCCGCCAAGCGCGGCTGGCCGGTGCTGAAGTTCAGCAGCCGCAGCGGCAGCAGTCCCGTCTCGCACCTGCGCACGCTGGCCAGCCTGGCGACCATCCCGACGGTGGCGGCCGGCGCGATCGGACTCGGGTTGTTGACCCGCAACAAGCGCACCGGGGTCAACTTCTTCACCTCGAACTGGAGCAAGCTGCTGATGCTCACCACGGGCATCGAGCTCAACATCCTCGGCGAGGAGAACCTGACCGCGCAACGCCCCGCGGTGTTCATCTTCAATCACCGCAACCAGGCCGACCCGATGATCGCCGGCCGGTTGGTCGGGGTGGACTTCACCGGGGTCGGGAAGAAAGAACTGGAACGCAACCCGTTGATGGGTCCGCTCGGGAAGGTGATGGATGCGGCGTTCATCGACCGCGACGACCCGGAGAAGGCCGTCGAAGGCCTGCACAAGGTGGAAGAGCTTGCTCGCAAAGGCTTGTCGATCTTGATCGCCCCCGAGGGCACCCGCCTGGACACCACCGAGGTCGGCCCGTTCAAGAAGGGCCCCTTCCGCATCGCCATGGCCGCAGGCATTCCGATCGTGCCCATCGTGATCCGCAACGCCGAGGTGATCGCGGCTCGCGATTCCAGCACGTTCAACCCGGGCAAAGTAGACGTCGCGGTCTATCCGCCGATACCGGTGGACGACTGGACCGTCGACAACCTCACCGACCGCATCGCCGAGGTCCGCCAGATGTACCTCGACACCCTCAGATCCTGGCCGCAGGACGAGTTGCCCACGTTCGACATCTACGCCCGCCCGCCCGCTGAAAAGACCGCTCCGCGCCCGGCAGCGAAGAAGGCGCAGGCCAAGAAGGCGCCGGCGAAAAAGGCTGCCCCCAAGTCGACCCCGAAGGGCCGACCGTGA
- a CDS encoding glycerol-3-phosphate 1-O-acyltransferase produces MTGGIDDFASFSTTDDALVLASVSSPAELELLNDWLKAQRHDHPDSTVEVLQLPATDEPAPGVVARLVEELEADEDRLVVPVRVFWVPAGLPTRLKVVGLISGRDTYRPPEILQRRILRKDPTRARVVAGEPAKVSELRQQWSETTVAENSREFARFVLRRAVLAIERVELRLLGPEYKSPRLVKPEMLDSARFRQGLEQIPGATVEKAGEMLDELSTGWSRFSVDLIPTMGRAIFSRGFDPRIDYERSEIESMRHALEQHPAVLLFSHRSYLDGVIVPVAMQENRLPPVYTFAGINLSFGLMGPLFRHSGVIFLRRKLDDPLYKYVLRQYVGYIVEKRFNLNWSIEGTRSRTGKMLPPKLGLLAYVANAYLDGRSDDILLQPVSISFDQLHETAEYAAYARGGEKTPEGLSWLYHFIKAQGERNYGKIYVRFPEAVSMREHLGEPGGEMAHDEAAKRLAMQKMAFEVAWRILRVTPVNATNLVSALLLGARGVALTLDQLHHTLQDSLDYLERKNTPTTNSALRLRTAEGVRSAVDALSGGHPVTLVDSGREPVWRIAPEDELEAAFYRNSLIHAFQETSIVELALAHAARAADDPLQVFWDQAMRLRDLLKFDFYFADSAAFRDNVAEELSWYDRTPEGRAAGGWEAQVSRGGDDICQMLRLKRPMLAGAMLRPFFEAYGIVADVLRDAPAEIRERDLTKRALGVGRQYVAQGRVGSNESVSALLFATARQVAADQNLLSNGPNLQERRDAFRDELRGIIADMDKVDEIAREQFSLREQQRRAGRGASG; encoded by the coding sequence GTGACCGGGGGAATCGACGATTTCGCCAGCTTCAGCACCACCGACGACGCGCTGGTGCTCGCGTCGGTGTCCTCGCCGGCCGAACTGGAACTGCTCAACGACTGGCTCAAGGCGCAGCGGCACGATCATCCCGACTCCACGGTCGAGGTGCTGCAGTTGCCGGCCACCGACGAACCGGCGCCGGGGGTGGTGGCCCGACTGGTCGAAGAACTGGAGGCCGACGAGGACCGCTTGGTTGTTCCGGTCCGCGTGTTCTGGGTGCCCGCCGGGCTGCCCACCCGGTTGAAGGTGGTCGGGTTGATCTCGGGCCGCGACACCTACCGCCCGCCGGAGATCCTGCAGCGACGCATTCTGCGCAAGGACCCGACGCGCGCGCGGGTCGTGGCCGGTGAACCGGCCAAGGTGTCGGAACTACGCCAGCAGTGGAGCGAGACCACGGTCGCCGAAAACTCCAGGGAGTTCGCCCGATTCGTTCTTCGCCGGGCGGTACTGGCGATCGAGCGGGTGGAGCTCCGCCTGCTCGGCCCCGAGTACAAATCGCCGCGGCTGGTCAAGCCCGAGATGTTGGACTCGGCACGATTCCGGCAAGGCCTGGAACAGATTCCCGGGGCGACGGTGGAGAAGGCCGGTGAGATGCTCGATGAGCTCTCCACGGGATGGAGCCGCTTCTCGGTGGACCTGATCCCGACCATGGGCCGGGCCATCTTCAGCCGTGGGTTCGATCCGCGTATCGACTACGAACGCTCCGAGATCGAGTCGATGCGTCATGCGCTGGAGCAACATCCGGCGGTGCTGCTGTTCTCGCACCGGTCCTATCTCGACGGGGTCATCGTCCCGGTGGCCATGCAGGAGAACCGGCTTCCTCCGGTGTACACGTTCGCCGGGATCAACTTGTCGTTCGGCCTGATGGGTCCGTTGTTCCGGCATTCGGGCGTCATCTTCCTGCGTCGCAAACTCGATGACCCGCTGTACAAGTACGTGCTGCGGCAATACGTCGGCTACATCGTGGAGAAGCGGTTCAACTTGAACTGGTCCATCGAGGGCACCCGCTCACGGACCGGAAAGATGTTGCCGCCCAAGCTCGGACTGCTTGCCTACGTCGCCAACGCCTACCTCGACGGCCGCAGCGATGACATCCTGTTGCAGCCCGTGTCGATCAGCTTCGACCAGCTGCACGAGACGGCCGAGTACGCCGCATACGCTCGCGGCGGCGAGAAGACACCCGAGGGCCTGAGCTGGCTGTACCACTTCATCAAGGCACAGGGCGAACGCAACTACGGCAAGATCTATGTCCGCTTCCCCGAAGCGGTTTCGATGCGTGAGCACCTCGGTGAGCCCGGCGGCGAGATGGCCCACGACGAGGCCGCCAAACGCCTGGCGATGCAGAAGATGGCGTTCGAGGTGGCCTGGCGGATTCTGCGGGTCACGCCGGTCAACGCCACCAACCTGGTGTCGGCGCTGTTGCTGGGCGCGCGTGGCGTCGCGCTGACCCTCGATCAGCTGCACCACACGCTGCAGGACTCGCTGGACTACCTGGAACGCAAGAACACCCCGACCACCAACAGTGCGCTGCGGCTGCGGACCGCCGAGGGAGTGCGCTCAGCCGTCGACGCCCTCTCCGGCGGGCACCCGGTGACGCTGGTGGACAGTGGGCGCGAACCGGTGTGGCGAATCGCCCCCGAGGACGAGCTGGAAGCGGCGTTCTACCGCAACTCACTGATCCACGCCTTCCAGGAGACCTCCATCGTCGAACTGGCCCTGGCCCATGCTGCCCGCGCCGCCGACGACCCGCTGCAGGTGTTCTGGGACCAGGCGATGCGGCTGCGTGATCTGCTCAAGTTCGATTTCTATTTCGCCGATTCGGCGGCCTTCCGCGACAACGTCGCCGAAGAGCTGTCGTGGTACGACCGCACGCCAGAGGGACGAGCGGCCGGAGGCTGGGAAGCGCAGGTTTCCCGCGGAGGCGACGACATCTGTCAGATGCTGCGTCTCAAACGGCCGATGTTGGCGGGCGCGATGCTGCGGCCGTTCTTCGAGGCCTACGGGATCGTCGCCGACGTGCTGCGCGATGCACCGGCCGAGATCAGGGAGCGGGATCTGACCAAGCGGGCGCTCGGCGTCGGGCGTCAGTACGTCGCCCAGGGGCGGGTGGGCAGCAACGAGTCGGTCTCGGCGCTGCTGTTCGCCACCGCGCGGCAGGTGGCGGCTGATCAGAACCTGCTGTCCAATGGGCCGAATCTGCAAGAGCGTCGCGATGCCTTCCGGGACGAACTGCGCGGGATCATCGCGGATATGGACAAGGTCGACGAGATCGCGCGTGAGCAGTTCTCCCTCCGGGAGCAGCAGCGCCGCGCTGGGCGAGGCGCATCCGGCTAG